From a region of the Streptomyces sp. B21-083 genome:
- a CDS encoding discoidin domain-containing protein, which produces MTEPAFPPRPRRGRRPLTVLPLLLAVLALMLGTGPSSAAGAEWWTPTARPTPDSQINVTGEPFKGTNSQGEVQGFVDAHNHLFSNEAFGGRLICGKVFSTSGIADALKDCPEHYPDGTLAIFDYITHGGDGKHDPVGYPTFKDWPAYDSMTHQANYYAWIERAWRGGQRVLVNDLVTNGMICSIYPFKDRSCDEMTSIRLQAKLTYQLQDFIDAQYGGTGKGWFRIVTDSAQAREVIKQGKLAVVLGVETSEPFGCKQILDIAQCSKADIDKGLDELYGLGVRSMFLCHKFDNALCGVRFDEGGLGTAINVGQFLSTGTFWQTEKCTTAMHDNPIGGATATSATEELPAGTELPTYSSDAQCNKRGLTSLGEYAVRGMMKRKMMLEIDHMGVKAAGQAMDIMESESYPGVLSSHSWMDLNWTDRVYALGGFIAQYMHSSKEFVAEAARTDALRTKYDKGYGYGTDFNGIGDHPAPRGTDTGTTVKYPFTSVDGGSVIDRQTTGSRTWDINTDGAAHVGLIPDWIQDIKQVGGADAVSDLFRGAESYLDTWDATETHKAGVNLAKGVTATASSSESNPVTSYQPGRAVDGDSGSRWASDWSDDQWLQLDLGTTSLVKRVTLDWEKAFGKSYRIELSTDGTTWQTVWSTTVGDGGLDTAQFSGIPARYVRVHGLDRGTDWGYSLYEVGVYSS; this is translated from the coding sequence CGTGCTGCCCCTGCTGCTGGCCGTACTGGCGCTGATGCTCGGCACCGGGCCCAGCTCGGCGGCCGGCGCGGAGTGGTGGACGCCGACCGCGCGCCCGACGCCCGACTCCCAGATCAACGTCACGGGTGAGCCCTTCAAAGGCACCAACTCCCAGGGCGAGGTACAGGGGTTCGTCGACGCGCACAACCACCTGTTCTCCAACGAGGCCTTCGGCGGCCGGCTCATCTGCGGGAAGGTCTTCTCCACCAGCGGGATCGCCGACGCGCTCAAGGACTGTCCCGAGCACTACCCGGACGGCACCCTCGCGATCTTCGACTACATCACCCACGGCGGCGACGGCAAGCACGACCCGGTCGGCTATCCGACGTTCAAGGACTGGCCCGCGTACGACTCGATGACCCATCAGGCGAACTACTACGCCTGGATCGAGCGCGCCTGGCGCGGCGGCCAGCGCGTGCTGGTCAACGACCTGGTCACCAACGGCATGATCTGCTCGATCTACCCGTTCAAGGACCGCAGCTGCGACGAGATGACGTCCATCCGCCTCCAGGCGAAACTGACCTACCAGCTCCAGGACTTCATCGACGCCCAGTACGGCGGCACCGGCAAGGGCTGGTTCCGGATCGTCACCGACAGCGCACAGGCGCGTGAGGTGATCAAGCAGGGCAAGCTGGCCGTCGTCCTCGGTGTCGAGACGTCCGAGCCCTTCGGCTGCAAGCAGATCCTGGACATCGCGCAGTGCAGCAAGGCCGACATCGACAAGGGTCTCGACGAGCTGTACGGCCTCGGTGTGCGCAGCATGTTCCTGTGCCACAAGTTCGACAACGCGCTGTGCGGGGTGCGGTTCGACGAGGGCGGTCTCGGTACGGCGATCAACGTCGGCCAGTTCCTGTCGACGGGCACCTTCTGGCAGACGGAGAAGTGCACGACCGCGATGCACGACAACCCCATCGGCGGCGCCACGGCGACCAGCGCGACGGAGGAACTCCCCGCGGGCACCGAGTTGCCGACGTACTCCTCGGACGCGCAGTGCAACAAGCGGGGGCTCACCTCGCTCGGCGAGTACGCGGTGCGCGGCATGATGAAGCGCAAGATGATGCTGGAGATCGACCACATGGGGGTCAAGGCGGCCGGTCAGGCGATGGACATCATGGAGTCGGAGTCCTACCCGGGCGTGCTCTCCTCGCACAGCTGGATGGACCTCAACTGGACCGACCGGGTCTACGCTCTCGGCGGCTTCATCGCCCAGTACATGCACTCCTCCAAGGAGTTCGTCGCGGAGGCCGCGCGCACCGACGCCCTGCGCACCAAGTACGACAAGGGCTACGGCTACGGCACCGACTTCAACGGCATCGGCGACCACCCCGCCCCGCGCGGCACGGACACGGGTACGACGGTCAAGTACCCCTTCACCAGTGTCGACGGCGGCTCGGTGATCGACCGGCAGACCACCGGGTCCCGCACCTGGGACATCAACACGGACGGTGCCGCGCACGTCGGCCTGATCCCGGACTGGATCCAGGACATCAAGCAGGTCGGCGGCGCCGACGCGGTGAGCGACCTGTTCCGGGGCGCCGAGTCCTACCTCGACACCTGGGACGCCACGGAGACCCACAAGGCCGGGGTGAACCTCGCCAAGGGCGTGACGGCGACGGCCAGTTCGTCGGAGTCCAACCCGGTCACCAGCTACCAGCCCGGCCGGGCCGTGGACGGCGACTCGGGCAGCCGCTGGGCGAGCGACTGGAGCGACGACCAGTGGCTCCAGCTCGACCTCGGGACGACGAGCCTGGTCAAGCGGGTCACCCTCGACTGGGAGAAGGCGTTCGGGAAGTCGTACCGCATCGAACTCTCCACCGACGGCACGACCTGGCAGACCGTCTGGTCCACGACCGTCGGCGACGGCGGCCTGGACACCGCGCAGTTCTCGGGGATCCCGGCCCGTTATGTGCGCGTCCACGGACTGGATCGGGGCACGGACTGGGGATACTCACTCTACGAAGTAGGTGTCTACAGCAGCTGA
- a CDS encoding TetR/AcrR family transcriptional regulator, producing the protein MARKPSAERRRQLTEAAIRAMTRDGVPRTTTRSIAAEAGVSLSVFHYCFDSKQALIESVITTIMDHYVDVVREAIQPQSTLRETVRAGFRAYWDHVAAHPGEHMLTYELTQYALREPGFAHLARRQYELYAETYAELLEQLRETMEFELSVPVPVLARYLAAMTDGLTLNFLALGDEKACTEILDTVTDHVAALVRE; encoded by the coding sequence ATGGCACGCAAGCCGTCGGCCGAGCGGCGCCGGCAGCTGACCGAGGCGGCCATCCGCGCGATGACCCGGGACGGCGTCCCCAGGACGACGACCCGGTCCATCGCGGCCGAGGCCGGCGTGTCACTGAGCGTCTTCCACTACTGCTTCGACTCCAAGCAGGCCCTGATCGAGTCGGTCATCACGACGATCATGGACCACTACGTCGATGTGGTGCGCGAGGCGATCCAGCCCCAGTCCACCCTGCGGGAGACCGTCAGGGCGGGCTTCAGGGCGTACTGGGACCATGTGGCGGCCCACCCGGGCGAGCACATGCTGACGTACGAACTCACCCAGTACGCCCTGCGCGAGCCGGGGTTCGCGCATCTGGCACGCCGGCAGTACGAGCTGTACGCCGAGACGTACGCCGAACTGCTGGAGCAGCTGCGCGAGACGATGGAGTTCGAACTGAGCGTGCCCGTCCCGGTGTTGGCCCGTTATCTGGCCGCGATGACGGACGGGCTGACGCTCAACTTCCTGGCCCTCGGCGACGAGAAGGCCTGCACGGAGATCCTCGACACGGTCACCGACCATGTGGCCGCCCTCGTACGGGAGTAG
- a CDS encoding NAD(P)H-dependent oxidoreductase, protein MNVLIVFAHPELCSFNGALKVRAVDVLKRAGHEVVVSDLYRLGWKAAVDAEDFPGVWTDPDFLDVVAEQERVSAAHETPPDVLAEQEKVARCDLMILQFPLWWSGMPAILKGWIDRTMARGFAYGEGRAYDTGPLGGRRALVCTTTGTPSGLYGPGGTDEDLDRALWPIHHGILGCLGFDVLPPFVARSPGEASVKQREEYLTEYAERLLAIAP, encoded by the coding sequence GTGAACGTACTGATCGTTTTCGCTCACCCCGAACTCTGCTCCTTCAACGGCGCGTTGAAGGTCAGAGCCGTGGACGTCCTGAAGCGGGCCGGGCACGAGGTCGTGGTCAGCGACCTGTACCGGCTCGGCTGGAAGGCGGCGGTCGACGCCGAGGACTTCCCCGGAGTCTGGACCGACCCGGACTTCCTGGATGTCGTCGCCGAGCAGGAACGCGTGTCGGCGGCGCACGAGACCCCGCCCGACGTCCTCGCGGAGCAGGAGAAGGTCGCCCGGTGCGATCTGATGATCCTCCAGTTCCCGCTGTGGTGGTCCGGAATGCCGGCCATCCTCAAGGGCTGGATCGACCGCACGATGGCCCGCGGTTTCGCCTACGGAGAGGGACGCGCCTACGACACCGGACCGCTAGGAGGCAGACGTGCCCTGGTCTGCACGACCACCGGCACCCCCTCCGGCCTGTACGGCCCGGGCGGCACCGACGAGGACCTGGACCGCGCCCTCTGGCCCATCCACCACGGCATCCTCGGCTGCCTCGGCTTCGACGTGCTGCCCCCGTTCGTCGCCCGCTCCCCGGGGGAGGCGTCGGTGAAGCAGCGGGAGGAGTACCTCACGGAGTACGCCGAACGGCTGCTGGCGATAGCCCCGTAG
- a CDS encoding sensor histidine kinase has protein sequence MIRRCRENYRRLRLGTRLALGIGVLSLVVFAVVGASLSMYMREYLVRQLSDQMTHVQTSQAKDVVAYGGVQDKPYWGWYSASYKISGPEPVIRKPADVPSDASELLATAEAVRTSGADVLRTARIGGESYRLRACEVEDGVVLVTAAPLEDMENTMDRLVTVQVVAFAVALLGLVVLGRAVLRRGLRPLSDMAHTARGITSHDFTDSARLPVRADRGDGGPEVEELRTAFNTMLEHIDDSLAVRTEAEQRLRRFVADASHELRTPLMSVRGYADLFQYAAANEPGERDRHLARLRAEAARMGVLLDDLLLLARLDAAQVETPLRPERADLVELAGQAADAFRAGHPERPLTVTAPPKQLRLRLDPLRIRQVLDNLLTNAAVHTPAGTAVSLEVGVDDGHAVVRVVDAGPGIPAADRDRVFDRFYRVDKARSRDRGGSGLGLAVALSLVRAHDGTLDVTSRPGETAFTLRIPLDRTDRSDSADGPLNS, from the coding sequence GTGATCCGCCGCTGCCGGGAGAACTACCGCAGGCTGCGGCTGGGCACGCGGTTGGCGCTGGGCATCGGCGTGCTCTCGCTGGTCGTGTTCGCCGTCGTCGGCGCGTCGCTCTCGATGTACATGCGGGAGTACCTGGTACGCCAGCTCAGCGACCAGATGACGCACGTCCAGACCAGCCAGGCCAAGGACGTGGTGGCGTACGGCGGCGTCCAGGACAAGCCCTACTGGGGCTGGTACAGCGCCTCGTACAAGATCTCGGGCCCCGAACCTGTCATCCGTAAGCCCGCCGACGTGCCGTCGGACGCCAGCGAACTCCTCGCCACCGCCGAGGCCGTGCGGACCTCCGGCGCCGACGTGCTGCGCACCGCGCGGATCGGCGGGGAGTCCTACCGCCTGCGTGCCTGCGAGGTCGAGGACGGGGTCGTGCTGGTCACCGCGGCGCCCCTGGAGGACATGGAGAACACCATGGACCGGCTGGTCACGGTCCAGGTCGTCGCCTTCGCGGTCGCCCTCCTCGGCCTCGTGGTCCTCGGCCGCGCGGTGCTGCGGCGCGGCCTCCGGCCCCTCAGCGACATGGCCCACACCGCCCGCGGCATCACCTCCCACGACTTCACCGACTCCGCCCGGCTGCCCGTACGCGCCGACCGGGGCGACGGCGGACCCGAGGTCGAGGAACTGCGCACCGCGTTCAACACCATGCTCGAACACATCGACGACTCGCTCGCCGTGCGCACCGAGGCCGAACAGCGCCTGCGCCGCTTCGTCGCCGACGCCTCGCACGAACTGCGTACACCCCTGATGTCGGTACGGGGCTACGCGGACCTCTTCCAGTACGCCGCCGCCAACGAGCCCGGCGAACGGGACAGGCATCTGGCCCGGCTGCGCGCCGAGGCGGCCAGGATGGGCGTCCTGCTCGACGACCTGCTGCTGCTGGCCCGGCTGGACGCGGCCCAGGTCGAGACCCCGCTGCGCCCGGAGCGCGCCGACCTGGTCGAACTGGCCGGCCAGGCGGCGGACGCCTTCCGCGCGGGCCACCCGGAGCGTCCCCTGACGGTGACGGCGCCCCCGAAGCAACTGCGGCTGCGTCTTGACCCGCTGCGTATCCGGCAGGTCCTGGACAACCTGCTGACCAACGCGGCCGTGCACACACCAGCCGGCACAGCGGTGTCCCTGGAGGTGGGAGTCGACGACGGTCACGCGGTGGTCCGGGTCGTCGACGCGGGCCCCGGCATCCCGGCCGCCGACCGGGACCGGGTCTTCGACCGCTTCTACCGCGTCGACAAGGCCCGCAGCCGCGACCGGGGCGGCAGCGGTCTCGGCCTCGCGGTCGCCCTGTCCCTGGTCCGGGCGCACGACGGCACCCTCGACGTGACCAGCCGCCCCGGCGAGACCGCCTTCACCCTGCGCATCCCCCTCGACAGGACGGACAGGTCGGACAGCGCGGACGGGCCACTGAACAGCTGA
- a CDS encoding response regulator transcription factor codes for MEKVRLLVVDDDPPIADLVATVARYEGWEAVTAYSGEEALTRAAEFRPDIVVLDLMLPGLDGFAVLDRLRLSGTMVPVVFLTARDGVADRVAGLTRGGDDYLVKPFAVEELMARLRTVLRRSAGPGFQRSVLRVADLTMDEDTREVRRGDKRLTLTPTEYEVLRYLMRKSPTVLTKAQILDHVWEYGFGGRSNVVELVVSRLRRKLDDPDQHDEPLIHTVRGVGYVVRQVGE; via the coding sequence GTGGAAAAAGTACGACTTCTCGTCGTGGACGACGATCCGCCCATCGCCGACCTGGTCGCGACGGTCGCCCGCTACGAGGGCTGGGAGGCGGTCACCGCGTACTCCGGTGAGGAGGCGCTGACCAGGGCCGCCGAGTTCCGTCCCGACATCGTGGTGCTCGACCTGATGCTCCCGGGCCTCGACGGCTTCGCCGTGCTCGACCGGCTGCGGCTGTCGGGCACGATGGTTCCCGTGGTCTTCCTCACCGCCCGGGACGGAGTCGCCGACCGGGTCGCCGGCCTCACTCGGGGCGGCGACGACTACCTGGTCAAACCCTTCGCCGTCGAGGAACTCATGGCCAGGCTGCGGACCGTGCTGCGCCGCAGCGCGGGCCCCGGTTTCCAGCGGTCCGTGCTCCGGGTGGCCGACCTGACGATGGACGAGGACACCCGCGAGGTGAGACGCGGCGACAAACGGCTCACGCTCACCCCGACCGAGTACGAGGTGCTGCGCTACCTGATGCGCAAGTCACCGACCGTCCTGACGAAGGCCCAGATCCTCGACCATGTCTGGGAGTACGGCTTCGGCGGCCGGTCCAACGTCGTGGAACTGGTCGTCAGCCGGCTGCGCCGCAAGCTCGACGACCCCGACCAACACGACGAACCGCTCATCCACACCGTCCGGGGCGTCGGCTACGTGGTCCGGCAGGTCGGCGAGTGA
- a CDS encoding ferredoxin reductase family protein: MTTVQSPPAPPTAIRPKVVARTGLYAVLAANVAAVTVFFAQAGFASNALIVLGRLAGLYGALFMAFQLVLVARLPWLDHRIGMDRLTTWHRWVGFGLLWTLMSHAVFITFGYAEGASVGPVDELVELAETTEGVLRAIVALVLIMVIGAVSARYARRRLSYETWHFIHLYTYVAVVLAFTHQVGVGTTFTSSSAATTYWWALWSVALGSVFLGRVVLPLRKNLRHQLRVSAVVPEADNVVSIYMTGRDLDKLPARAGQFFLWRFLTKDRWWQANPFSLSAAPDGTSLRLTAKVAGDGTAALRHIPVGTRVFAEGPYGAFTAMHRTRPEAVLIAGGVGVTPIRALLEEIQGHAVVIYRVARDQDAVLYEELRDIAHAKGAELHLVSGPAVPDRLAPAALAELVPDITDRDVFLCGPPPMMNAVLRSLRELGVPRSQTHFERFSLAG; encoded by the coding sequence GTGACGACCGTCCAATCGCCTCCCGCGCCCCCCACGGCGATACGGCCCAAAGTGGTGGCCCGCACGGGCCTGTACGCCGTGCTGGCCGCCAATGTCGCTGCCGTGACCGTCTTCTTCGCACAGGCCGGGTTCGCGTCGAACGCGCTGATCGTGCTGGGCCGGCTGGCCGGGCTGTACGGCGCCCTCTTCATGGCCTTCCAGCTGGTGCTGGTGGCCCGGCTGCCGTGGCTGGACCACCGCATCGGCATGGACCGGCTGACCACCTGGCACCGCTGGGTCGGCTTCGGGCTGCTGTGGACACTGATGTCCCACGCGGTGTTCATCACCTTCGGCTACGCCGAGGGTGCCTCCGTGGGCCCGGTCGACGAGCTGGTGGAGCTGGCCGAGACCACCGAGGGCGTGCTCCGCGCGATCGTCGCCCTCGTCCTGATCATGGTCATCGGTGCGGTCTCAGCGCGCTACGCCCGCCGCCGGCTCTCCTACGAGACCTGGCACTTCATCCACCTGTACACCTACGTGGCGGTGGTCCTGGCGTTCACCCACCAGGTCGGTGTCGGTACGACGTTCACCTCGTCGTCCGCCGCCACCACGTACTGGTGGGCCCTGTGGAGCGTGGCGCTCGGTTCGGTGTTCCTGGGCCGGGTGGTACTGCCGCTGCGTAAGAACCTCCGGCACCAGCTGCGTGTCTCGGCCGTCGTCCCCGAGGCCGACAACGTCGTCTCGATCTACATGACGGGCCGCGACCTCGACAAGCTGCCCGCCCGCGCCGGCCAGTTCTTCCTGTGGCGGTTCCTCACCAAGGACCGCTGGTGGCAGGCGAACCCGTTCTCGCTGTCGGCGGCGCCCGACGGCACATCGCTGCGGCTCACCGCGAAGGTGGCCGGTGACGGCACCGCCGCCCTGCGGCACATCCCGGTCGGCACCCGGGTCTTCGCCGAGGGCCCGTACGGCGCGTTCACCGCGATGCACCGCACCCGGCCGGAGGCCGTCCTCATCGCCGGCGGCGTGGGCGTCACGCCGATCCGCGCGCTGCTGGAGGAGATCCAGGGCCACGCCGTGGTCATCTACCGGGTCGCCAGGGACCAGGACGCCGTCCTCTACGAGGAGCTGCGGGACATCGCCCACGCCAAGGGTGCCGAGCTGCACCTGGTGAGCGGGCCCGCCGTCCCCGACCGGCTGGCCCCGGCCGCGCTGGCCGAGCTGGTGCCGGACATCACGGACCGCGACGTCTTCCTGTGCGGCCCGCCGCCCATGATGAACGCGGTGCTGCGCAGCCTGCGGGAGCTGGGCGTGCCCCGGTCGCAGACCCACTTCGAGCGCTTCAGCCTGGCCGGATAA
- a CDS encoding FMN-binding protein: MKRALPVLVLSVAGLVPVWLYEPSPAVTSSASTPPASTSTSSSGSSGSTVVAGPTVPTEKGDVQVEVTFAGSKISSVRMLKQPNHPQTTAAVPVLIKETLAAQSAEVDTVSGATITSGGYKKSLQAAIDAKG; the protein is encoded by the coding sequence GTGAAACGAGCACTCCCTGTACTGGTCCTGAGCGTCGCGGGCCTGGTCCCCGTCTGGCTCTACGAGCCGTCGCCCGCCGTCACGTCCTCGGCCTCGACCCCGCCAGCGTCGACCTCGACCTCGTCGTCCGGCTCCTCCGGTTCCACGGTCGTCGCCGGTCCCACCGTTCCCACGGAGAAGGGTGACGTCCAGGTCGAGGTGACGTTCGCGGGCTCGAAGATCTCCTCGGTGCGGATGCTGAAGCAGCCGAACCACCCGCAGACCACCGCCGCCGTACCGGTCCTGATCAAGGAGACGCTGGCCGCGCAGAGCGCCGAGGTCGACACCGTCTCCGGCGCCACCATCACCAGCGGCGGCTACAAGAAGTCCCTCCAGGCAGCGATCGACGCGAAGGGCTGA
- a CDS encoding FAD:protein FMN transferase: MRRVEHIMGFPISLRIDDGHAPAEAADAVFAWLHEVDARFSPFKPDSEVSRLGRGELDSGALSADLTEVLDLCEEYRVATGGAFDVRLPGRGLDPCAMVKGWAVQRAAELLETAGVRTYCLNAGGDVVAAGRPWRVGVRHPEHADQLCTVLEITEGGVATSARYERGDHILDGRTGRPATGLLSLTVVAPTLTEADATATAAFAMGAEGIDWAAARKGCEVFAVDADRHVFRTPGLPVAA; this comes from the coding sequence ATGCGGCGCGTCGAGCACATCATGGGGTTCCCGATCTCGCTGCGGATCGACGACGGACACGCTCCGGCTGAGGCGGCGGACGCCGTGTTCGCCTGGCTCCACGAGGTCGACGCGCGGTTCAGCCCGTTCAAGCCGGACAGCGAGGTGTCCCGCCTCGGCCGGGGCGAGCTGGATTCCGGCGCGCTGAGCGCGGACCTCACCGAGGTGCTCGACCTGTGCGAGGAGTACCGGGTCGCGACCGGCGGCGCGTTCGACGTACGGCTGCCCGGCCGTGGCCTCGATCCGTGCGCGATGGTGAAGGGCTGGGCGGTACAGCGGGCGGCGGAGCTGCTGGAGACAGCGGGCGTACGGACGTACTGCCTGAACGCCGGCGGTGACGTGGTCGCCGCCGGGCGCCCCTGGCGGGTCGGTGTACGGCATCCCGAGCACGCCGACCAGCTGTGCACGGTGCTGGAGATCACCGAGGGGGGTGTGGCGACCTCCGCCCGCTACGAGCGGGGCGATCACATCCTCGACGGTCGCACCGGCCGCCCGGCGACCGGACTGCTGAGCCTGACCGTCGTCGCCCCCACGCTCACCGAGGCGGACGCCACGGCGACGGCCGCGTTCGCGATGGGCGCGGAGGGCATCGACTGGGCCGCCGCGCGAAAGGGCTGCGAGGTGTTCGCGGTGGACGCCGACCGGCACGTGTTCCGGACCCCGGGACTGCCGGTCGCCGCCTGA
- a CDS encoding MBL fold metallo-hydrolase: MAARIERLVTSGQFNLDGGTWDVDNNVWIIGDDHEAIVIDAAHDADAIVAAVGDRRLTAIVCTHAHNDHIDAAPALAERTGATIWLHRDDLPLWKQTHPDREPDAWLTDGQVIEAAGADLTVLHTPGHAPGAVCLYDPGLGTVFTGDTLFNGGPGATGRSYSHFPTIIDSIRDRLLALPPETKVLTGHGDPTTIGAEAPHLEEWIARGH; the protein is encoded by the coding sequence ATGGCCGCGCGCATCGAACGCCTCGTCACCTCAGGGCAGTTCAACCTCGACGGCGGCACCTGGGACGTCGACAACAACGTGTGGATCATCGGCGACGACCACGAGGCGATCGTCATCGACGCCGCTCATGACGCCGACGCCATCGTGGCGGCTGTCGGTGACCGGCGGCTGACCGCCATCGTGTGCACCCACGCCCACAACGACCACATCGACGCGGCCCCCGCGCTCGCCGAGCGCACCGGCGCCACCATCTGGCTGCACCGCGACGACCTGCCCCTGTGGAAGCAGACCCACCCCGACCGCGAACCCGACGCCTGGCTCACCGACGGCCAGGTGATCGAGGCCGCCGGCGCCGATCTGACGGTCCTGCACACGCCCGGACACGCACCGGGCGCGGTCTGCCTGTACGACCCGGGGCTCGGCACGGTCTTCACCGGCGACACCCTCTTCAACGGCGGCCCCGGTGCCACCGGCCGCTCCTACTCCCACTTCCCGACGATCATCGACTCGATCCGGGACCGGCTGCTCGCCCTGCCGCCCGAGACGAAGGTCCTCACCGGGCACGGCGACCCCACCACCATCGGGGCCGAGGCGCCGCACCTGGAGGAATGGATCGCCCGGGGGCACTGA
- a CDS encoding S-(hydroxymethyl)mycothiol dehydrogenase: MAQEVRGVIAPGKGEPVRVETIVVPDPGPGEAVVRIQACGVCHTDLHYKQGGINDDFPFLLGHEAAGVVESVGEGVTDVTAGDFVILNWRAVCGSCRACQRGRPWYCFNTHNAKQKMTLLDGTELSPALGIGAFAEKTLVAAGQCTKVDPSVSAAVAGLLGCGVMAGIGAAINTGNVGRGDTVAVIGCGGVGDAAIAGANLAGAAKIIAVDIDDRKLATARTMGATHTVNSRETDPVEAIRELTGGNGADVVIEAVGRPETYKQAFYARDLAGTVVLVGVPTPEMKLELPLIDVFGRGGSLKSSWYGDCLPSRDFPMLIDLHLQGRLDLAKFVTETIQLDEVEKAFERMHGGDVLRSVVVL; encoded by the coding sequence ATGGCGCAGGAAGTACGCGGCGTGATCGCACCGGGTAAAGGCGAACCGGTACGGGTCGAGACGATCGTCGTGCCGGACCCCGGTCCGGGCGAGGCCGTGGTCCGGATCCAGGCCTGCGGGGTGTGCCACACCGACCTGCACTACAAGCAGGGCGGGATCAACGACGACTTCCCCTTCCTGCTCGGCCATGAGGCCGCCGGAGTCGTGGAGTCGGTGGGGGAGGGGGTCACGGACGTGACCGCCGGTGACTTCGTGATCCTCAACTGGCGTGCTGTGTGCGGGAGTTGTCGGGCGTGTCAGCGTGGGCGCCCGTGGTACTGCTTCAACACGCACAACGCCAAGCAGAAGATGACCCTGCTCGACGGCACCGAGCTGTCGCCGGCCCTCGGTATCGGCGCCTTCGCCGAGAAGACGCTGGTCGCGGCCGGTCAGTGCACCAAGGTCGACCCGTCCGTCTCGGCCGCTGTCGCCGGGCTGCTGGGGTGTGGCGTGATGGCCGGTATCGGCGCCGCCATCAACACCGGGAACGTCGGTCGCGGTGACACGGTCGCCGTCATCGGCTGCGGAGGCGTGGGCGACGCCGCGATCGCCGGGGCCAACCTCGCGGGCGCCGCGAAGATCATCGCCGTCGACATCGACGACCGGAAGCTGGCCACCGCCCGCACAATGGGCGCCACGCACACCGTCAACTCCAGGGAGACCGACCCGGTCGAGGCGATCCGTGAGCTGACCGGCGGCAACGGCGCCGACGTGGTCATCGAGGCGGTAGGCCGTCCGGAGACGTACAAGCAGGCCTTCTACGCCCGTGACCTCGCCGGGACCGTGGTGCTGGTCGGGGTGCCGACGCCGGAGATGAAGCTGGAGCTTCCGCTGATCGACGTCTTCGGGCGGGGCGGCTCGCTGAAGTCGTCCTGGTACGGCGACTGCCTGCCCTCCCGCGACTTCCCGATGCTCATCGACCTGCACCTGCAAGGCCGCCTGGATCTGGCGAAGTTCGTGACGGAGACCATCCAACTCGACGAGGTCGAGAAGGCGTTCGAGCGGATGCACGGCGGCGACGTACTGCGTTCCGTGGTGGTGCTGTGA